A stretch of DNA from Bacillota bacterium:
CTCATCGAGCAAGGGTACGTCAAGCCGGGGGACCGCCTTCCCCCGGAACGTGAGCTCAGCAAGCAACTCGGGGTGGGTCGCTCGTCGTTGCGGGAAGCAATGCGCCTGCTGACGATGCTGGGTCTTCTCGAAACCCGCCACGGCGACGGTACCTACGTGCGTGAGTGGACATGGGCGTTCTACTCGAGGCCGCTGCGGTGGGGGCTGAGGTTGGCACCCGAGAGCATCGACCAGGTTGTTG
This window harbors:
- a CDS encoding GntR family transcriptional regulator: MRQIARTTLSDRIISELLGLIEQGYVKPGDRLPPERELSKQLGVGRSSLREAMRLLTMLGLLETRHGDGTYVREWTWAFYSRPLRWGLRLAPESIDQVV